In one Lolium rigidum isolate FL_2022 chromosome 3, APGP_CSIRO_Lrig_0.1, whole genome shotgun sequence genomic region, the following are encoded:
- the LOC124702327 gene encoding ribosome biogenesis protein BOP1 homolog: protein MGRPDGEDNADLSSDDSPWSDTAWSEDDDDEGSLSFEDSGEGSGLDSDDGLEEDAEAGGESDSSEDEAGPRNTVGDVPLAWYKDEDHIGYDIDGKKIKKRDREGRIDTLLRNADSDTNWRKVIDAYNDEEVQITKEEAKIISRLLKGKTPHASVDPYPDYVDWFEYDGKGHPLSNAPEPKRRFVPSKWEQKKVVKLVRAIRKGWIKFDKPKDEPDYYLLWGDDTDTADNKRQGLSYIPAPKPNLPGHEESYNPSVEYVPTQEEIDSYQLMYEEDRPKFIPRRFESLRSVPAYEKALREGFDRCLDLYLCPRTRKKRINIDPESLKPKLPSKKDLRPYPRTCYLEFKGHSGPVRSLSVEATGQWIASGSSDGTIRVWEVETGRCLKVFNVGADVHRISWNPSPDKPVLAAIVGHDLLLLNAEVGDEETQMRTKQLLHIDESAPEEDADDKKPAVRWVRHDKFDGITLIHHKAASTVEWHSKGDYFTTVVPTGESRAVLLHQLSKKHSHHPFRKLPGLPVAAVFHPTQKMFFVATKKFVQIYDLQKAEVVKKLESGLREISSISIHPGGDNVIVGSKDGKLCWFDTDLSTKPYKKLKNHSKDITNVTFHRRYPLFASSSEDCTAYVFHGMVYADLNQNPLIVPLEILRGHLSSDRRGVLDCKFHPRQPWLFTAGADSVIRLYCE from the exons ATGGGTCGCCCCGACGGAGAGGACAACGccgacctctcctccgacgactCGCCGTGGAGCGACACCGCctggtccgaagacgacgacgacgag GGCTCGCTGTCGTTCGAGGACAGCGGCGAGGGCTCCGGCCTCGACTCCGACGACGGCCTGGAGGAAGACGCGGAGGCGGGAGGGGAGAGCGACTCCTCCGAGGACGAG GCCGGGCCGCGGAACACTGTGGGGGACGTGCCGCTAGCGTGGTACAAGGACGAGGACCACATCGGCTACGACATCGACGGGAAGAAGATCAAGAAGCGCGACAGGGAGGGACGCATCGATACGTTGCTCAGGAATGCTGACAGCGATACCAACTG GAGAAAGGTCATTGATGCCTATAATGACGAGGAGGTGCAGATTACCAAGGAAGAAGCGAAGATAATTAGTAGATTGTTGAAGGGAAAGACTCCACATGCCAGTGTTGATCCATATCCA GATTATGTTGACTGGTTTGAATATGATGGTAAAGGTCATCCGCTTTCTAACGCTCCTGAGCCAAAGAGGCGATTTGTGCCCTCGAAGTGGGAGCAAAAGAAG GTTGTTAAACTTGTTAGAGCCATTCGTAAAGGCTGGATCAAGTTTGATAAGCCAAAGGATGAGCCAGATTATTATCTCTTGTGGGGAGATGACACTGATACAGCAGACAATAAGAGGCAAGGCTTGAGCTACATCCCCGCACCCAAACCAAATTTGCCAG GTCATGAAGAGTCATATAATCCTTCTGTTGAATATGTTCCCACGCAAGAGGAAATAGATTCGTACCAACTTATGTATGAGGAGGACAGACCAAAGTTCATCCCACGACG ATTTGAATCTCTCAGAAGTGTACCTGCCTATGAGAAGGCACTTAGGGAAGGATTTGATCGGTGCCTAGATCTTTATCTATGCCCTAGAACTCGCAAAAAGCGT ATTAACATTGATCCTGAGTCACTCAAGCCGAAGTTGCCTAGCAAAAAAGATCTCAGGCCATATCCAAGAACGTGTTACCTTGAGTTCAAGGGCCATAGTGGTCCAGTGAGGTCACTGTCAGTTGAAGCAACAGGGCAATGGATAGCCTCAG GTTCATCTGATGGAACAATTCGTGTTTGGGAGGTTGAAACTGGTCGCTGTCTTAAGGTTTTCAATGTTGGCGCTGATGTCCATCGTATTTCGTGGAATCCTTCACCTGATAAGCCCGTTCTGGCTGCTATTGT TGGCCACGATCTTCTGCTTCTTAACGCTGAGGTGGGGGATGAAGAAACTCAAATGAGGACAAAACAGCTCCTCCATATAGATGAATCAGCTCCGGAAGAAGATGCTG atGATAAGAAACCAGCTGTGCGGTGGGTGAGGCATGACAAATTTGATGGAATCACATTGATTCATCATAAG GCTGCATCAACTGTGGAGTGGCATTCAAAGGGAGACTATTTCACCACAGTTGTGCCAACTG GTGAATCAAGGGCAGTACTGTTGCATCAGCTCTCAAAGAAGCATTCTCACCATCCTTTCCGTAAACTGCCGGGCCTCCCTGTTGCAGCAGTATTCCATCCAACTCAAAAGATGTTCTTTGTTGCTACTaagaaatttgttcagatttatgATCTCCAAAAGGCAGAGGTAGTCAAGAAACTGGAGTCAGGTCTCCGTGAAATTTCCTCTATCTCCATCCATCCTGGTG GTGATAACGTTATCGTGGGAAGCAAAGATGGTAAATTGTGCTGGTTTGATACCGATCTATCTACGAAACCATACAAGAAGTTAAA GAACCACTCGAAGGATATAACCAATGTTACTTTCCACCGGAGATACCCTCTTTTCGCTTCATCGTCTGAGGATTGTACAGCATACGTGTTCCATGGAATGGTCTATGCTGATCTCAACCAGAACCCACTTATCGTGCCATTGGAGATTCTCCGTGGCCACTTGAGCTCAGATAGAAGAG GTGTTTTGGATTGCAAATTCCACCCAAGGCAGCCGTGGTTGTTCACTGCTGGTGCTGACTCCGTGATCAGGCTTTACTGCGAGTAG
- the LOC124698233 gene encoding eukaryotic translation initiation factor 3 subunit G-like — protein MAAAGKIRWGELDEDDGADLDFLLPPRVVIGPDEHGFKKTIEYRFDDDGNKVKVTTTTRVRKLARARLSKAAVERRGWAKFGDAASGDDASARLTVVSTEEILLERPRAPGSKADEPSASGDPLAAASKGGAVLMVCRTCGKKGDHWTSKCPYKDLAPAPDSLDRPPTSDGPPTLGGGGAAKGSYVAPRLRAGAVQDAGHDMKRRNDENSVRVTNLSEDTREPDVLELFRTFGPVSRVYVAVDQRTGSSRGFGFVNFVHREDAEKAISKLNGYGYDNLILHVEWATPRPS, from the exons atggcggcggcggggaagatCCGGTGGGGGGAGctggacgaggacgacggcgccgACCTCGACTTCCTGCTCCCGCCGCGCGTCGTCATCGGGCCCGACGAGCACGGGTTCAAGAAGACCATCGAGTACCGCTTCGACGACGACGGCAACAAGGTCAAGGTCACCACCACCACCCGCGTCCGCAAGCTCGCCCGAGCGCGCCTCTCCAAGGCCGCCGTCGAGCGCCGCGGCTGGGCCAAGTTCGGCGACGCAGCCAGCGGCGACGACGCGTCCGCGCGCCTCACCGTCGTCTCCACCGAGGAGATCCTCCTCGAGCGCCCGCGCGCCCCAG GGAGCAAGGCTGACGAACCAAGTGCGTCTGGTGATCCACTGGCAGCGGCAAGCAAGGGAGGTGCTGTTCTCATGGTTTGCAGAACCTGTGGCAAGAAGGGTGACCACTGGACCTCGAAGTGCCCCTACAAGGACCTTGCTCCAGCGCCAGATTCTCTTGACAGGCCTCCTACTTCCGATGGACCTCCAACACTGGGTGGCGGTGGTGCTGCCAAGGGATCATACGTTGCTCCAAGGTTGAGGGCTGGTGCAGTGCAGGATGCTGGACACGACATGAAGCGCAGGAACGACGAAAACTCTGTCCGTGTTACCAATCTATCAGAGGACACCCGTGAGCCCGATGTCCTTGAGCTGTTCCGCACGTTTGGCCCTGTCAGCCGCGTATATGTTGCAGTGGATCAGAGGACTGGATCAAGCAGGGGCTTTGGCTTCGTCAACTTCGTCCACAGGGAGGATGCTGAGAAGGCTATCAGCAAGCTCAATGGGTATGGTTATGATAACCTTATCCTCCATGTGGAGTGGGCAACACCCAGGCCTAGTTAG